In Rhizobium jaguaris, a single window of DNA contains:
- a CDS encoding magnesium transporter CorA family protein, whose amino-acid sequence MLNFFPVPEESEKGQPRAFAPGAVWIDLLSPNSVEIKDVEKGLGAPLPSLGALSEIESSSRLRNQNGVLYMSMPSAAKHPAGTETTPPIGFILSSDRLVTVRFMPLPAFEAVAAKFAGESAPKSSLGVFTSLCEEIVDRVADGLEHLAAELNGLSVDVFHAEDSRGRHAAHANRLLRIQLRQVGRLGDRLSEVRDSLQALGRIIAYTDLHANDWSAGQLEPRLAILGRDIHSLIDYEEQLANKVQFVLDALVGLIGIAQNDIFKVLTIVSIVGIPPTLLAGIYGMNFKNMPEYDWAWGYQYGWAVILLSAIIPLAWFKVKGWF is encoded by the coding sequence ATGTTAAATTTTTTCCCTGTGCCGGAAGAGAGCGAAAAGGGGCAGCCGAGAGCGTTTGCCCCAGGGGCTGTGTGGATTGATCTCCTCAGTCCCAATAGCGTCGAAATAAAGGATGTGGAAAAGGGCCTTGGAGCACCGCTCCCTTCCCTCGGAGCGCTCAGTGAGATCGAATCATCGAGCCGCTTGAGAAATCAGAACGGCGTTCTCTACATGAGCATGCCATCGGCTGCAAAGCACCCAGCGGGGACAGAGACTACCCCTCCGATCGGTTTCATCCTGTCCTCGGATCGATTGGTTACTGTCCGATTCATGCCTTTGCCGGCCTTTGAAGCTGTCGCCGCCAAATTCGCAGGTGAGAGCGCTCCCAAATCCAGCCTCGGGGTGTTTACCTCGCTTTGCGAGGAGATCGTCGATCGAGTCGCAGACGGGTTGGAGCACCTAGCGGCCGAATTGAATGGTCTGTCTGTCGATGTCTTTCATGCGGAAGACTCCCGCGGCCGCCACGCTGCTCATGCCAATCGTCTCCTGCGGATACAATTGCGTCAGGTCGGTCGCCTGGGGGACCGGCTCTCAGAAGTTCGGGACAGTCTACAGGCCCTGGGGCGCATCATCGCCTACACCGATCTACATGCCAACGATTGGTCTGCAGGACAGCTTGAACCGCGCTTGGCAATCCTGGGCCGCGATATTCATTCCCTGATTGATTATGAAGAGCAACTTGCCAACAAGGTCCAGTTTGTCCTGGACGCTCTCGTCGGATTGATTGGCATTGCTCAAAACGACATATTTAAGGTTCTCACCATCGTGTCGATTGTCGGAATTCCTCCGACCCTTCTGGCCGGAATCTACGGCATGAACTTCAAGAACATGCCGGAATATGACTGGGCTTGGGGCTATCAATATGGCTGGGCGGTGATCCTACTCAGCGCCATCATTCCTTTGGCTTGGTTCAAGGTGAAGGGCTGGTTCTAA
- a CDS encoding ABC transporter substrate-binding protein, which produces MRKFLAAGGVRRAAAAMGMLAMVAGWGAATAARADNTPKPGGTLTIPGVNGTPWPNLSWLEPGYHVGNLNISVLIQGSLFLSPEKIGGPVIPDLATGYQYNADNTALTIKLRPNVRFTDGTPLNADAILWLWSPEYDMNPSSKAAIYLTGVKEVKKIDDLTVEVDFKSPNTTFVSALASQPVGLVASPTAFKKLGRNGFDLFPVGAGAYTVQTHVPNQSIVLKKNPDYWDASHVYLDSIREVLTGTDATANYQKLASGQVDLLPGIGVFAYDPEIIQQALSNSKLANSQGVGASFAFVDFTNAAPFNDKRAREALAYCIDREPIAQQTLGGFAEPAYVWGGPVNGMDLYPKDASGKPSIEAAKALNPYSYNQERAKALVKELGGLKFKLTSDISKNITVALQQEWAECGIDAEIYLPPPAQYTSILQNGTYQAYLVNTGGVPDPRLFAKYITPQQPLDQQHEVDDSVVTDAFNRSLGRSGDELQQDWNTIYKQLASDAYVLPVIAAPGYNVYTPCLHNTSYFGNTVTFLHAWKSCK; this is translated from the coding sequence ATGCGTAAGTTCTTGGCTGCGGGTGGCGTGCGCCGCGCTGCAGCGGCAATGGGTATGCTTGCCATGGTGGCCGGCTGGGGGGCCGCCACTGCTGCAAGGGCCGATAACACCCCGAAACCGGGCGGTACATTGACCATTCCGGGCGTCAACGGTACGCCTTGGCCCAATCTGTCCTGGCTGGAGCCCGGATATCACGTCGGCAACCTCAATATTTCTGTGCTCATCCAGGGCAGCCTGTTCCTGTCGCCGGAAAAGATCGGCGGCCCGGTCATTCCGGATCTCGCCACGGGCTATCAGTACAATGCCGACAACACGGCCCTGACCATCAAGCTGCGTCCGAACGTCAGGTTCACCGACGGCACGCCACTGAACGCCGATGCCATCCTCTGGCTCTGGTCGCCGGAATACGACATGAACCCGTCGTCCAAGGCGGCAATCTATTTGACCGGCGTCAAGGAGGTGAAGAAGATCGACGACCTGACGGTCGAAGTGGATTTCAAGTCACCGAATACCACCTTCGTCTCGGCGCTCGCCTCGCAGCCTGTCGGTCTTGTCGCCTCGCCGACCGCCTTCAAGAAACTCGGCCGCAACGGCTTCGATCTCTTTCCGGTCGGCGCCGGCGCCTATACGGTGCAGACCCATGTTCCCAACCAGTCGATCGTCTTGAAAAAGAATCCGGACTATTGGGATGCGAGCCACGTCTATCTCGACAGCATCCGCGAGGTGCTGACCGGCACCGATGCGACGGCCAACTATCAGAAGCTGGCCAGCGGCCAGGTCGACCTGCTGCCCGGCATCGGCGTCTTCGCCTATGATCCGGAAATCATCCAGCAGGCGTTGTCCAATTCCAAACTCGCCAATTCGCAGGGCGTCGGCGCCAGCTTCGCCTTCGTGGATTTCACCAATGCCGCGCCCTTCAACGACAAGCGTGCCCGCGAGGCGCTCGCCTATTGCATTGACCGCGAGCCGATCGCCCAGCAGACGCTTGGCGGCTTCGCCGAACCTGCCTATGTCTGGGGCGGGCCGGTGAACGGGATGGATCTCTATCCCAAGGATGCGTCCGGCAAGCCCTCCATCGAGGCCGCAAAGGCGCTCAATCCCTATTCCTACAATCAGGAAAGGGCGAAAGCGCTCGTCAAGGAACTCGGCGGCCTCAAGTTCAAGCTGACTAGCGACATCTCCAAGAACATTACTGTCGCTTTGCAGCAGGAATGGGCTGAATGTGGCATCGACGCGGAGATCTATCTGCCGCCGCCGGCACAATATACGTCGATCCTGCAGAACGGCACCTATCAGGCCTATCTGGTGAACACGGGCGGCGTGCCTGATCCCAGGCTGTTTGCCAAATACATCACGCCGCAACAGCCGCTCGACCAGCAGCACGAGGTCGACGATTCCGTCGTAACCGATGCCTTTAACAGGTCGCTCGGTCGTTCCGGCGATGAGCTGCAGCAGGACTGGAACACCATCTATAAGCAGCTGGCGAGCGACGCCTACGTGCTGCCGGTGATCGCCGCGCCTGGCTACAACGTGTACACCCCGTGTCTCCATAACACGTCCTATTTCGGCAACACGGTAACCTTCCTGCACGCCTGGAAGAGCTGCAAATAA
- a CDS encoding DUF4337 family protein produces MPEEIEVDTDKLREAIDEEIEKKSASLLRLIALTTALFAALAAIGSLLAGGTINEALALKTEAAQKQAQVSDQWAYYQAKGIKAAILTSQKELLIADGKSVPPDLDATSQRYVDEEKSISAQAHELEKVRDERDDEANRLIHRHHFYAYAVAMLQVAIALGAVAALTRKRLAWWGSSALGLLGGMLLLWAWASG; encoded by the coding sequence ATGCCTGAAGAGATTGAAGTCGATACCGACAAATTGCGCGAGGCTATTGATGAGGAGATCGAGAAAAAGTCCGCCTCACTGTTGCGTTTAATCGCTCTGACCACTGCGCTCTTCGCTGCGCTTGCTGCAATCGGCTCGCTTCTCGCAGGCGGCACCATCAACGAGGCGTTGGCCCTGAAGACCGAGGCGGCGCAAAAACAAGCCCAGGTCTCGGATCAGTGGGCCTATTATCAGGCCAAAGGCATCAAGGCTGCGATCCTCACATCACAGAAAGAGCTTCTAATTGCCGACGGCAAATCAGTGCCTCCTGACCTCGATGCGACGAGCCAACGATATGTGGACGAGGAGAAATCGATCAGTGCCCAGGCACATGAACTCGAAAAAGTCCGCGACGAGAGGGATGACGAGGCCAATAGGCTTATTCATCGCCACCACTTCTACGCCTATGCGGTCGCTATGTTGCAGGTGGCGATCGCGTTGGGAGCCGTGGCTGCCTTGACCCGCAAGCGTCTGGCCTGGTGGGGGTCTTCGGCTCTGGGGCTTTTGGGAGGAATGCTGCTATTGTGGGCTTGGGCTTCAGGGTGA
- a CDS encoding GGDEF domain-containing protein: protein MVGFVGAALISAFVAFPLLFALQLKNGVVRKMQENVTQAARYDSVTKTLNGTAFAAAVEHFIDRRKHVATDAGGIVIAVVVDTLDDIGRRYGPQWADTVMQSLASIIQSSVRSGDLVARLATNELGIFLPGATVENARDIGTRIRTRVAAATFSADGAPLSVAIRLGGTSFDGPADFNQLRQLADQMAFERGDESDDIPISALPAA, encoded by the coding sequence TTGGTCGGATTTGTCGGTGCAGCACTTATTTCCGCATTTGTGGCCTTTCCGCTGCTTTTTGCATTGCAGCTCAAGAACGGCGTCGTCCGCAAGATGCAGGAAAACGTCACCCAGGCGGCGCGCTACGACAGCGTGACGAAGACGCTGAACGGCACCGCCTTTGCCGCGGCCGTCGAGCACTTTATCGACCGGCGCAAGCATGTCGCCACCGATGCCGGCGGCATCGTCATCGCCGTCGTCGTCGATACGCTCGACGACATCGGCCGCCGCTACGGGCCGCAGTGGGCCGACACCGTCATGCAATCGCTTGCCTCGATCATCCAGTCCTCGGTTCGAAGTGGCGATCTCGTGGCGCGGCTTGCGACCAACGAACTCGGCATCTTCCTGCCTGGCGCCACGGTCGAGAACGCCCGCGACATCGGCACCCGCATCCGCACGCGCGTCGCCGCGGCCACCTTCAGCGCCGACGGCGCGCCGCTTTCCGTCGCCATCCGCCTCGGCGGCACCTCCTTCGACGGCCCGGCCGACTTCAACCAACTCCGCCAGCTCGCCGACCAAATGGCCTTCGAGCGCGGCGACGAGAGCGACGACATCCCGATCAGCGCGCTGCCGGCCGCATGA
- a CDS encoding ABC transporter ATP-binding protein: MTDFAIETHALSRSFGSLVAVDEISFKVAKGELYGFLGLNGAGKTTTIRMLTTLLPPTSGSARLWGHDVASEPLAVRQLIGLVSDETSESQSDWTAREYLAYFARIRGIEGVSETVERCLTSVGLAQQFRGKLIGTYSTGMKRRVEIARALLGRPKVLFLDEPTRGLDLPAKRETWRLLKDLAAQESVTTFLSSHDAQEIRTLCSEISIVAAGRLVFTGPTRELGSDLDTFEDRLIKLLTSSC, encoded by the coding sequence ATGACCGATTTCGCTATCGAAACGCACGCCCTCAGTCGCAGCTTCGGCTCTCTGGTTGCAGTCGACGAAATCAGCTTCAAGGTGGCGAAAGGCGAGCTCTATGGATTCCTCGGCCTCAATGGCGCCGGCAAGACCACCACAATTAGGATGCTGACCACCCTTCTGCCACCGACTTCGGGAAGCGCAAGGCTATGGGGCCATGACGTCGCCTCGGAGCCGCTGGCTGTTCGCCAACTGATCGGCCTCGTCAGCGACGAAACGAGCGAGAGCCAATCAGACTGGACAGCGCGAGAATATCTCGCCTACTTTGCTCGGATCCGGGGGATCGAGGGGGTTTCCGAGACGGTCGAACGTTGCCTGACCAGCGTGGGATTGGCACAACAGTTTCGCGGGAAGCTGATCGGAACATACAGCACGGGCATGAAGCGCCGCGTCGAAATCGCGCGCGCCCTGCTCGGCCGCCCAAAGGTGTTGTTTCTCGACGAGCCGACGCGCGGCCTCGATCTCCCTGCAAAGCGGGAAACGTGGAGACTTTTGAAAGACCTTGCTGCGCAGGAATCAGTCACGACATTCCTGAGCAGCCACGACGCGCAAGAGATCCGCACGCTGTGCAGCGAGATCAGTATCGTCGCCGCTGGAAGGCTGGTGTTTACGGGGCCAACGCGAGAATTGGGAAGCGACCTCGACACATTCGAGGACCGGCTGATCAAGTTGCTGACCTCAAGCTGCTAG